A genome region from Manihot esculenta cultivar AM560-2 chromosome 5, M.esculenta_v8, whole genome shotgun sequence includes the following:
- the LOC110614379 gene encoding mechanosensitive ion channel protein 8: MESLRKSLKAFQSQAKQQNHPEEETQALLHNHEQSSNSDTQKEDIFVEIDTDNASGKETSAPTSSSKFAGSSKKLKVSFGDVLTEVVRQRSKDLPDQDSRFRSLNASFGCRSWRSVVNKTKSRLIDPPEERYQRTETADYGEDSEEERDDHHEENDSEDIPEEYKKMTLSGLTMFQRVILVLITAALVCSLSVPVLRKLTLWDLPLWKWEIMVLALISGHLVSGWGIKVAVIFFEPNLVLRKRVLYFVYGLRKSVQNCLWLGLVLLVWHWVFNKKVEETKSKILQYVTKILICLLVGTFIWLLKTLIVKVLASSFHVNTYFDRIQEALFNQYVIETLCGPPVFETQSTEEEEDDEGAGPSDLKATLLANTVGKRPRFSRKSSRKKEEEISIHHLHKLNHKNISAWNMRRMINIVRHGALCTLDEQILNSNIEDESLFHIRSENQAKEAAKKIYLKVAKTGSQFIFLDDLMRFMDKEEALRALHLFGATSENEGISKISLNTWLVNAFRERRALALSLNDTKTSVDELHNMLNILVAIIVTIVWLLILGVNITHFLVFISSQLLLVAFIFGNSCKTTFEAIIFVFVMHPFDVGDRCEVDGVQMVVEEMNILTTVFLRYDKQKITYPNSVLATKPIGNFYRSPDMDEVIDFSIHISTPVEKIGLMKERITEHIEGNSDHWHPSGKVIVKGIEDMNKINLSLVVTHKLNFQQMGERWIRRTLLLEQMIKVFKELDLEFRLLPLDVNVRSFQPLVSDRIPSNWTN, from the exons ATGGAGTCTCTGAGAAAGTCCCTGAAGGCTTTTCAGTCTCAGGCAAAGCAACAAAATCACCCAGAAGAAGAAACTCAAGCTCTCTTGCATAACCATGAGCAGTCCTCTAATTCTGATACCCAGAAAGAAGATATATTTGTCGAGATTGATACAGATAATGCTTCTGGCAAAGAAACATCAGCTCCAACATCAAGCAGTAAATTTGCAGGTTCATCAAAGAAGCTTAAAGTATCATTTGGAGATGTATTAACTGAAGTTGTTCGGCAAAGAAGCAAGGACTTGCCGGACCAAGATAGCCGCTTCCGGTCTTTGAATGCTTCTTTTGGTTGCAGATCATGGAGGTCGGTCGTGAATAAGACAAAATCTAGATTGATAGACCCACCTGAGGAAAGATATCAAAGAACTGAAACAGCAGACTATGGTGAAGATTCTGAGGAAGAAAGAGATGATCATCATGAAGAAAATGACTCCGAAGACATCCCGGAAGAATACAAGAAAATGACTCTCAGTGGATTGACCATGTTTCAACGTGTGATTCTTGTCTTAATCACAGCAGCCTTGGTTTGTAGCCTTTCTGTTCCTGTACTAAGGAAGCTAACATTGTGGGATCTTCCATTGTGGAAATGGGAGATAATGGTTTTGGCACTAATCTCTGGTCATTTAGTCTCCGGCTGGGGAATCAAGGTGGCCGTGATCTTTTTCGAACCTAATTTGGTTTTGCGAAAACGGGTTTTATACTTCGTTTATGGATTGAGGAAATCTGTTCAGAATTGCCTATGGTTAGGTTTAGTTTTGCTTGTTTGGCATTGGGTTTTCAACAAAAAGGTTGAAGAGACTAAGAGTAAGATCTTGCAATATGTGACCAAGATTTTGATATGTTTATTGGTTGGAACATTTATATGGCTATTGAAAACTCTCATTGTCAAGGTTCTCGCTTCATCCTTCCATGTCAACACGTACTTTGATAGAATCCAGGAGGCTCTATTCAATCAATATGTAATAGAGACGCTCTGTGGTCCACCAGTGTTTGAAACTCAGAGcactgaagaagaagaagatgatgaagggGCTGGTCCCAGTGACCTCAAGGCCACTCTTCTTGCCAATACTGTTGGGAAGAGGCCAAGATTTTCAAGGAAAAGTTCCAGGAAGAAGGAAGAGGAAATTTCAATTCACCACCTGCACAAGCTAAATCACAAGAACATATCAGCTTGGAATATGAGGAGGATGATCAATATTGTCCGACATGGTGCCTTGTGTACTTTGGATGAGCAGATACTTAATTCAAACATTGAAGATGAGTCTTTATTTCATATCAGAAGTGAAAACCAAGCGAAAGAGGCAGCCAAAAAGATATACCTTAAGGTGGCAAAGACAGGATCCCA ATTCATTTTCCTGGATGACTTGATGCGATTCATGGATAAAGAAGAAGCATTAAGAGCTCTGCATCTCTTTGGAGCCACAAGTGAAAATGAAGGAATAAGCAAGATATCTCTTAACACTTGGCTG GTTAACGCATTTAGAGAGCGACGAGCACTTGCATTATCTCTCAATGATACAAAAACTTCTGTAGACGAACTTCACAATATGTTGAACATCCTCGTAGCTATCATCGTTACAATTGTCTGGCTGTTGATACTTGGAGTTAACATCACTCACTTCCTAGTTTTCATAAGCTCCCAGCTTCTGCTTGTGGCTTTCATCTTCGGGAATAGCTGCAAGACAACATTTGAAGCAATCATATTCGTATTTGTAATGCACCCATTTGATGTGGGTGATCGCTGTGAAGTTGATGGAGTTCAG ATGGTGGTTGAAGAGATGAATATATTAACTACAGTTTTCTTAAGATATGATAAGCAGAAGATCACCTACCCCAATAGTGTTCTAGCTACCAAACCTATAGGCAACTTCTACAGAAGTCCAGACATGGACGAGGTAATAGATTTCAGCATCCACATCTCCACTCCAGTGGAGAAGATTGGTCTAATGAAAGAAAGAATTACAGA GCATATTGAAGGCAACAGTGACCACTGGCATCCAAGTGGCAAGGTAATTGTGAAGGGGATAGAGGACATGAACAAAATCAATCTGTCATTGGTGGTTACACATAAATTGAACTTTCAGCAGATGGGGGAGAGATGGATTAGAAGAACACTTCTGCTAGAACAAATGATCAAGGTGTTCAAAGAGCTAGACCTTGAGTTTCGGTTGCTGCCTCTAGATGTTAATGTACGAAGTTTCCAGCCTTTGGTTTCAGACAGGATTCCCTCAAATTGGACCAACTAA
- the LOC110614380 gene encoding pentatricopeptide repeat-containing protein At5g40410, mitochondrial, whose protein sequence is MKTSRITSTFLLLSEFMSSRKAFCNTFSSQSSPQFHTYSSLDSQVSALILSIRSCTSISYCRLLHCRVIKSLSYNHGFIGDQIVAAYVSLGCTEDAEKLFDELPDKDLVSWNSLISGFARGGDLGNCLKAFSRMRSESDMTPNDVTLISLISPCTDTAALDVGKYVHGIAMKLGILLEVKVGNALINLYGKSGCMDRACLLFEEMPLQNSVTWNSVIAVHVQVGLAEEGLRYFFMMRRAGTVADQATLVTLLQACENLGVRKLVEAIHGYLFSCGLNMNLAIATTLLKLYANLGILSASQKVFGEMIKPDAVAWTAMLAGYAAHGCGKDAIELFELMVREGAVLDHVTFTHLLSACSHSGLVKEGKYYFEIMSKVYGVELRVDHYSCMVDLLGRSGLLDEAYKLVKSMPLEPNSGVWGALIGACRVYGNVELGKECAEQLIALDPSDSRNYIMLSNMYSAAGQWRNASKVRVLMKEKNLIRNPGCSYIEHENIIRSFVMGDQSHPETEQIYKKLEELIGRIRNAGYASKTEFVLHDVGEDVKEDVINKHSEKLAIAFGLLMTNANMPLIITKNLRICGDCHSWAKFISLIEMRTIIIRDTKRFHHFANGSCSCGDYW, encoded by the coding sequence ATGAAAACTTCTCGCATAACTTCTACGTTTTTGCTTTTATCCGAGTTTATGAGCTCAAGAAAGGCTTTTTGCAATACCTTTTCTTCCCAATCTTCCCCCCAATTTCATACATATTCAAGTTTAGACTCCCAAGTGTCAGCTCTTATCCTTTCAATAAGGTCTTGTACTTCGATCTCTTATTGCCGTTTGCTTCATTGCAGGGTAATCAAGTCTTTAAGTTACAATCATGGTTTTATTGGTGATCAGATAGTGGCTGCTTATGTTAGTTTGGGATGCACTGAAGATGCGGAGAAATTGTTCGATGAATTGCCTGACAAGGACTTGGTCTCTTGGAATTCTCTAATTTCTGGGTTTGCACGTGGAGGAGATTTGGGTAATTGCTTAAAAGCGTTTTCCAGGATGAGGTCTGAATCAGATATGACACCCAATGACGTTACACTTATATCTTTAATTTCACCTTGCACTGATACTGCAGCTCTTGATGTGGGCAAGTACGTTCACGGGATTGCAATGAAATTAGGTATTCTTTTGGAGGTGAAAGTTGGTAATGCTCTTATTAACTTGTACGGAAAGTCTGGATGTATGGATAGAGCTTGTCTATTATTCGAGGAAATGCCTTTGCAGAATTCGGTAACATGGAATTCAGTCATTGCAGTTCATGTTCAAGTGGGATTGGCTGAGGAAGGATtgagatatttttttatgatgagAAGGGCTGGAACTGTTGCTGATCAGGCCACTCTAGTAACCTTGCTTCAGGCGTGTGAAAATCTAGGTGTAAGGAAACTGGTAGAGGCTATTCATGGTTACCTCTTCAGCTGTGGTCTTAATATGAACTTAGCTATAGCAACTACATTGTTAAAGTTGTATGCCAACTTGGGTATATTAAGTGCTTCTCAGAAGGTCTTTGGAGAGATGATTAAGCCAGATGCAGTGGCATGGACTGCCATGCTTGCAGGCTATGCAGCACATGGTTGTGGGAAAGATGCAATAGAACTTTTTGAACTCATGGTTAGAGAAGGTGCGGTACTTGATCATGTTACATTCACTCACTTGTTAAGTGCTTGTAGTCATTCAGGGCTAGTAAAGGAGGGAAAATATTACTTTGAGATTATGTCTAAAGTTTATGGAGTTGAACTGAGGGTGGATCACTATTCATGCATGGTAGATCTGCTAGGGCGCTCTGGACTTTTAGACGAAGCTTATAAGCTTGTCAAAAGCATGCCATTAGAGCCAAATTCTGGTGTCTGGGGCGCTCTTATTGGCGCATGTAGGGTCTATGGTAATGTTGAACTTGGGAAGGAATGTGCAGAGCAATTGATTGCTTTAGACCCATCAGACTCTAGAAACTACATCATGTTATCAAATATGTATTCTGCAGCTGGTCAATGGAGAAATGCTTCAAAGGTGAGGGTATTGATGAAGGAGAAAAATCTCATCAGAAATCCTGGATGTAGCTATATAGAACATGAAAATATAATTCGTAGCTTTGTAATGGGTGATCAATCTCACCCTGAGACAGAgcaaatatataaaaagttgGAAGAGCTTATTGGGAGGATTAGAAATGCAGGATATGCATCAAAAACAGAATTTGTTCTGCATGATGTTGGTGAGGATGTGAAAGAGGATGTCATCAATAAGCATAGTGAGAAGTTAGCCATTGCATTTGGACTTTTGATGACTAATGCTAACATGCCATTAATTATAACAAAGAACCTCAGAATATGTGGTGATTGTCACAGCTGGGCAAAATTCATATCACTGATTGAGATGCGTACAATAATAATTCGGGATACAAAGCGGTTTCACCATTTTGCCAATGGATCATGTTCTTGTGGGGATTATTGGTAA